The genomic interval ATATTTGAAGCAACGCCGGCAGAAGAGCGTGTGAAAGGAGTGCATAGTTCTTTCCCGGGAAACGCTCTCGGCCTTGACGCCATCAATGTTGGGTGTGCACTCCTGGGGGCGCTCCGGATCCTGGTGCTCCGTGAGCTCAATGTACCTGGCAAAGAGAATAAGTTGTAGAAAACCATACCCTGATTAACAAATTACATACTTTTCCTTGAGCTCTTGCGCAGTGCCCTTGTCTGGAAAGTTGGCGCTGATGGCCTGAAAAATAATGGGGGCAGGGAAGGGCAGCTTGTCCTTGACATCTTCCACAGCGGGTTTAAGATCCCCATCTTCAGTCTCCTCCGGCTCCTCCTTTTCCTTCTTCTCAATCACAGTCAAATCCACTTTGCTGTCGGTTTTTTCCAGTTTCTTGGGAGATTCACCATCTGcgtccacatccacttccCCATCATCATCGTCCGTTTTGGCTTTCGCAGATGTTTCAGTTTTAATGGTAGATGATGTACCGGGAGCGGATTCCTCCAGTTCCTTGCTGTACGAGCGCATGAGAGCGTGCACCAGTTCTACGAAGATGGCATCGTCCATGAACGAGGGATCCTTGTCGCCGTGCACCTTGCCATCGTAGTTCTTGATCAGCTCCTCTATGAACTTGCCATCCTTATCGAGGACCTCGTCGCCCATGTAGGGTATATTGTGCAGCACAGTCTCATCCTCCACCATGAAGTTCTGCTGCGTTGGTGCCCACGTGTACATGGTGGGTATGGGGGTGACTGCATTGATTACACAGATGGGCACCTTTTGTGGACCACTGGGTATGCCATTGTAGCTGGTCACCTCCGCGCGTTTCACGCAGTCCACATGCGGCGGATCGTAGGGTTTAGCCTGCCAAACCTTCGACTCGCAGTACAGATCCTGTACATTGTGGTTGTGCTCGTCCCTGGAGGAGATAAGGacatatatttaagttgtttttCATGCCAGACATCTACCATCTCATTCCCGCGCTTACCAGTTCTTTATCCACGCCTCCTTGATCTCGTCGGCACGCTTGTAGCGCTTCTGCTGCCTGATTTTGATGTATTCCGACTTGACACGCCTCTTCCACTCGGGCGGCACTTTGGTGCTATTCATAATGCCTTCGAAGCGCCTTAAATTTGTTGCTTTTACTTATAAATACACTGCTTTTGCTACGTTTATTTtccgcctttttttttgcaacagCTGCCGCAGTGTGACCGTTCTGCCGTCGGAAATATAACCTTAACACATGGGCGTATGCAGAAAACCATTTAGTGGGATCGTAATTGTTACGGTAAATCATTCAAACGTCGTTCtgtgaaaattatttatattataataagaagtataatatattttattgttcttaatacataaataaattactgaCTTTAAATTAGATACAAAATCATTTTGCAGTGGAAGGAGGAATACCCTCTATGGTACGTCGCTGGCGTTCCAGTGTTGAGTAACGCACCTCGTTCGCAGTGCTGTCAAACGTGGAATATCATCAAAAACATaagaaaaaggaaagaaagCTATGAGAAACtcatcaaataataataacaataaatacaattatatttaaacTGGACAAATTCAATCGCATCAAGACGGCCACGAGCTTTGAGGAAATAGCTGCAATGGAACCGTCAGCCTGCGAAGGTAACTAACCGGCAAAAGCGAACTAACCGGAGAACGCGGAAGCCACTGACTATGTTTACCAACCATAACTGGGTTTGTTTTCCCCGCTTCCCCTGCAGATCTCAAGGCCTTCGAGCGGCGCCTCACCGAAGTGGTTTCATCGTACCGTCCCTCGACGTTCCGCTGGCGCAGTAAGTTGAATCCGGCTGATGGATACAGCAGGGAACAGTGTACGGCCCGTAATAACCGTAGAACTTCTTGCAGTTGTCCTCTCCGCCATGTCCATGTGCACCGCCATCAGCGCCTGGTACTGGCTACGCGATCCGCGCACCACCGTCGTACCGCTAACGGAGTCCCTCTGGATCCATCCCATCTTCACAGTCGCCACCCTGACATTGAGTAAGAATCGGGGCAGCCACTACTGTACTCCGTGCATAGGTCACTTAACGTAGTCAAAGACGGCGGTCATTGAACCTTAGACTTGCTGTCTGGTATAGAGGATAGTTTAGATTCCATTTCAAAATGGTCTTTTACCAGTACTTAATCATATTCATATCATAAAGCAAGTAGATACTGTGTATTTTGAGATACTCAGCTTTGAAGttttaagaaaattatttaaaaatttagaaaattggcaaacaaaaccaCTAAATCTTTGACATCCAACTTTTTGGATATTTATTGTAAGTAGAATTCCCTTATATAATCTGGGCTTTTATAACGCTTTAGCATACAAATGATGACATGGCAATCTTTATACTTTCTTCACATTTTAGCTAAATAAGATTTCCTTTAAACTTATCGTAGCGCTTTGCTTAATAGTATTTGAGTAGACTTAATACCCTTGCTAAGTTGTTATTTTACCATATCGCCGCAGTATTGATAGTCCAACTGATTAAGAACCCTTCCATTCAACTTAATCTAATCTGTTTTCAATTCAAACTGAATAACTGATATTGTAAACCTTTTACTTACTCTCCAGTCGTCCTCTTCATCCTGGGCATACAGAAACTAGTCATAGCGCCGCAAATCATTACATCGAGAACGCGAACGGTACTGGGAGACTTTAATATGAGCTGTGACGACACGGGGAAGCTGATACTCAAGCCGCGCCAGagtaacaacaacagcacatGAGCAGCGGCCAGCTTCCAGGacatttatttagttaattGCTAGTTCCcttataattttcttttttcctttatGTTGATTCGGACACCCACGCTTTGTAAGCGTTATTTTAAAGTACCTATAATTTCCCTCCCCCTtacttttgtttaattatagaAGCTCCattgtacaaaaaaaaacaaaaagagaagaaaTCAATTGTTAAGCTTTATGAGTTTCGTTAATGGCGTTACCCATCGCTGCCAAATACACCAAGCGACATTTCAATATCAATTCATTTGTAGCTAATGAGGTGCTCCCAGATTGTGCAACGACAAGTGTTTTTGCAAATTTAGAGCGGTTTCCAGAAAGCCGCGTTCTGTATAAATAGCCAGTGGGAGCAGCTCCAAGGCATCAGAAGCAACCAAGCCATCTGTACATCAAGCCAGCTTTACCATGAAGTTCCTACTCGTCTGCACTCTCATCCTGGGCCTCGCCTTCTTCATGGCCTCTGGCAAGGATTGCTATGGGTAACGCTTCGCATTGCTCTACTTAACTGCTTCCCATTCATTTTAGCCCTTCCCCAACTCAACGATAACGAGGCACCACTGGTGGGCgatggccaccaccaccacccggTTGTCCGCAGCGTTAAACTCGCCGATGACGTGCAGGCTCCGCACAAGCACGATGACGTCGCCTGCTGCGGCTAGACTTCTCCATGTGGAGAAAGGCGTGACGGCAACTTCATCGATCTTTGACCGCCTTTAACTTTTAATAAAGAGCAATattgaacaaaaaatatgaaaaactattttcattttcaagtACGTTCGTTTTTGAACGACTTTAAATCCAATTAAACAGGTTCAAAATGATGaacgaaattaaatatattattttgttatctAGATTTTAAATTCGCcccataaaaacaaacattcaTGTGGTTGATTTTGCgtgatatttattttgattcaGCATTCTCTATAGTTTTTTCTTCACTTTCTTCTCGCTCTTATCGCATATATAAATCTTTATTTAGTTTGTGTGAATTTTCattgttctttattttttttgtttttggtacAAATTGTATGCGTTaagttttgccattttattaaTCCATTATTTCTATTTGTAAatcttaaaaattattattattgcgCAGCTCAAGTTTATTCTGTTGTAGATTTGTTTAAATACGTTTATCAAAGTTGACGgcttgaaaatatataaatgcatCCGCTTTTTAGCTTATGGTTCAGTTGTGTGTAGGCATTTTAGGTCGTACAATTCGTTTGTTCTAATAATCAATTAGTTTATGCATTCCTTAGATTTTTACAACTCGTTCTACACATTGTCatgtacaaaaaaatactctagatttgatttaaaagtgttgttttttttgttgttatatttataatctCTGCATTAGTGGAATTTAGGATTTATCTCTTACATTTCTCCCCAACTATCAGTTTAAACTTTGCGCTAATTTGTTTTTAGGTTAATTGGGTTCCTTGCATTACTTAAAATTAGGGCTAGATTATCAACTAAaatattgttgctgctgatatATAGGCGTCCCCACTTTTGTCCGACTTCATCGCTACGTTACGTGGTGGCGGCTGGAGTCTAAAACAGTTctcaaaacagaaacaaatgCTGGAAATGCACACAgggtaaaaataaaactagaGGCTGCCTCCTGCTAGCACAACACTCGCTCAcaatttttacaaataatacaGAAGCCTACTAAttacataaataaagtaaaaccATTTAAATCGATAcgcatacacatacacatagaAATTAACGTTAATGAACTCTCCGCCCAAAcggcccacgcccacgcccatcGATCCCCGATATCCGATATTATGCGGCCAACAAACGCTGTATATTCTTCGGCGTGTTCTCCCCATTCAAGTGCTTCGTCGTGTATCGCAGGGCATTCAGCAGCGGCTCCGCCTTGATGGCCGGTTGCGCCTGCAGCAGTCGCACGCATCCCTTCACATCCACATGGGCGCCGCGCACGAAGGCGCCCTCCGGATGCACATGGTCGTAGAGGATCACCAGGCCGACCATCACGCGCAGCACCAGCATTTTCGTGTCCTCACGCTCGATCTGTTGCAGGAGTTTTCTAAAAGGAATGGTCCATCGATTAAAAAACTTAATATAACTGATGGTGCTTCATTTAAACTCACGGATTTTCCAGCATGCGCAGGCACACCTTCGCCATGGTGCCCAGCGTTTCCGTCGTGTTCTGGACATCATCGGCATTGTCGTTGACGAACTTTGAGGTCGCCTCGCTCAGCACCTTGAGCATGGGCGTGGCGTGGGCGTAGAACAGGGACATCCGGTTGGCCAGCTCCGTGCTGACCAGCATGTTCTCCGTGGAGTCCACACGCTGTCGACTGACGATGCGTCTGTAGTAGCTAAAATCATTCTGTATGGCGGGGGTTTTCATCTgcaaaatagaaataataattaaggCATAAATTCATCTCTTTAAATATGGTTTTATATATAGAAAACTGTTTGAAAACAGATGAGATCTGGGTTCCGGTTGAAACATCCTTCAGAATGAGCAAGCAAAATAGTACGGGTTTTAGGAGCATactcaaaaatatttacaaacgAGAAATGCGAGggtaaattgtaatttaatttcaatagttttctaaaaaaaacattttgggATGTTGCTTTGCATTGCTCGCAGGAACAGGAAGCAGGGCTATGACATGGAGGATACGGAATCGCAGAAGCCGGAAAAGAAATCTAGTTCTGAGCGCAAAGAGGATCGCAAGGAGCGTAGGAAGGAGCAGGAGTTGGAACGCAAACGGGAAGTGGAACGGCGAAAGGAACTTGCTCgggagaaggagcaggagaagcagCTGGAAAAGCAGAATCAGCAGAAGTGGCAAAAGGAACTGGAGAAGGAGCGTCAGCGCGAGAAGGAAATGCAGCGTGATCAACTGCGGCAGGAGCCGTCCACTTCATCCAAAAGGGTAAATGCCGAAATCACCAAGTTCGACGAGGAATTCGAGCGGGACCTTGAGAAGTTGGAGCGCAGCATTTGCCAGCTGGATTTCCGCTCCAAAACGATGGCCACCATGTGGATGGACAAGCTGCGCCATCCACCTCACAATGCAACCGAAGCCAGATCTAGAAACATAATAGCAGCCCACCTGCTCAAGTGCAGTGGCGATAGTATATTCAAGAAGGAGCCCTTCAACCATCCACCGCCGCCACAAAACTTGACCACCATACGGGAGAAGATGGTGTGTTTAAGGGAAATCGTGgctaaaatatttcatttgttatatttaatCCCCTCTTTTCAGGTCTTAACGCGCGATAGTACGTGCCACGGAATGCCCATTTCCAAGCAGAAGGAACCCAGCGCCAATCTAACTCAATTGTTTAGCGATTCATACGATGGTGGCAAGTTCCTCAGCCAGCTGCCTGTGCCACGTGATGGGGCATTCTTTATCTATCACATGCAACCAAATTTATAAAAGTGAACAGGGTTTCTAGGAGGCAAGACAGctaaatttgatttgtaatttttataccaAATGTAGGCATACATTGATACTCTTTACAACAGTAAATAAAGCAAGCTCGTAAGGTTTCTAAGTTTCTGTTTGAAGTTGAGCCTTTTTTTGTAGTTAAGATGTTTGTGTAAAAGTACTAGTAAGTTATCCTTATAGCAAGTTCCTTTACCCACAAGATCATCAGGCATTCAGCTTTGGTATCTAGCTATCACTTGCGTTCAACACTCGCTCTTGTTAACCTCTAATTACGTTTGACTTCAAAATCTAATTACTAATTACGCGGTACGTGACACCGCAATTTGCCTGCCGCCAAACGGTTTTCCACTTCGGGCCAGGCCCAAAACAACGATGCCGCACTTAAGCTGTCAGGGCTGCAAAAAAACGTGCGTGagaaaataatagaaaaaaatacaaactttACAGAAACGCCGCCGCTGAATTTTTGAGTCAGGTAAAGTCAGCTTGCTCATCCAATCACCTTGGCAGTGGCGCTGCAAACGAACATCATGCACTACTATACATTACTACACTATGTATACTATGTATGCTTTTCCAGAGAGTCTGTTGTGAAACCTCATATAAATACGTTATTAGCATAAATCGTTCTGAACAGTCAGAAATGAAGCCGCAACCAGGACGGATCGTGAGGAGCAGTTCGCCGAGCTGGGTGAGTGTTTCACTAGTTTTAAACTCGACACCGGAGATGATTAATCTATTAATGATTACTTTAAGGTATTTGCATTGCTGCCTTTGATGATCGATGCAGTTTGCGGGAGAGCTCAGTATGCATCACCTTATGGCAATGCTTATGCAATAAGCACATCCAACTACGCCCAATCCAACTACGCCAATCCAGATGTGCAATCGCTATGGTCGGGTCCTCCCATCGTAGTGAATGATAATCAGTATGGTGCCcaggaacagcagcagtatCCAAAAAGCAATGTATATTACGGCGGTGAACCATATCCAAATTGGAGGAGGAGAGAGGAGTCAGCACGTGCTCCCAATCACAACTACAACAATGTGCCGGGCTACTTTTACTATCAACAACAGGAGACTACACCCTCAACACCACTGCGATATCCCCAATCTATACCACCTCAGCTCCAGCCATATCCGCAAAGAAATCCGGAATTGGATACCAGCGATTCGCGgcgcgaggaggaggaggaggagcaagtGGTGCAAATTGGCGGCAGTCGCTCCCTGGCCACAAATAACTATCAAAATACGTACAATAATAACGAGAATTTCTATGAGCCCGCTCAGCCCTGGCGGCGTCGTGATTTCCAGGCCAAATATGCCCAACATTTCGCCGAATATTTGCGTAAATATCCAAGACGCCTGCAGCCAGTTTACAGCACCAGCGAAGATTTCGATGAGAAGTAGGAGGCATTTACCCTGAATTTTACCCTGCACAAATAGCAAATATCAAATTGAATAAATCCCCTCAAGAGCCATTAGGCTTTTCGTTGAAAGCGTGCcaagaaaacaattttgctCTGTGCTCGGAACAGATCAATTGCATCCGATAAAGATAGagatgcagctgctgcagagTCAACATCCAAATACAGTAAATATTGGTTTAGCCCTTTAAAAGGCAGGAAAAAAGTTATTGTACGTAATGTAACTATGCGTAGATAGTTCCCTAAGAGACTCACAgcaataaaagttttttaaaaaaatttttacattatttttagatttttctaAAAGAGAAATGTGCATTTTTGTGTTCTTTGTATTCTTCGCATTGCGTCAAACTTTTAACAGCAGTTATCTTGGTTAAAGGAGCAATAAAGGCAAGTTTATTGTTTCCCCCTAACCAATGTACACCGTACTCCATACAAGTATCTTTCAAGCCCAAAGATTTTTCGCAATAAACTCGACATTAAAACGCAGCCAGTTACAAGCAAAGTCAATAAATTGTGCAGCATACTTTGGGGCGCACTGCAAACTGGTGGCAACAAAGGCGCAGAAACAATGCTGCTCTTCATCGAGGAGCGGAAGTAGCAGTTAGTTGGGTAAGCACGTTTGGGCTATATTGTAGATATGTGCATATATCCGTGTATATGCAACTTTTACATGGGAAAATCTATGAGAGCGCCGGGCTGCTGACACTTTGAGCACACAATGAACGTGCAGTTTGCAGCGTttaacatcatcatcatcatcagcgcCATTATCATTACCATTATCGTCGGGAGCAGAAAGTTGCACACCAGACATCAGAGACTAGAAGCCGACGATGGCGATGACTTCGCCATCCCTACCTCCACTCCATTATCCCCGATTGTCCTAGTCACatggtatatatatgtatatagtgctccccaatcgatttgatgaaagtTTCGCCAAACGGAAGCGAGCCATGGGAAATGCGCCATTCACAGGGATTTGCCATTAAACAAATCGATTTTGTTTGCCTCCGTACAATCAACCTGCCACATCCAACTGCCACAGAAACTGCTCTGGCTCTGGGTAATGTTTTAACCCAGTGCGGATACGTTTGCTTGCCAGAAATATGGCCTTTGTCAGGGGCAAACACTTCAGGTTGGGCAAAGTAATTTAATGTTTGAATTTCATTCAAAATACATCGATTTTGTAAGTATTCTTTAAGAGTTTATGTCCGGAATATATTCCAGatatttattgcattaattaaattaagcaattaGAAATAATAAAGACCATTTCATGCTTTATATAagccttaaaaaaaattggtaacagggaaaaataatagaaaaatgCTAAACAAATATGAGAGCTCCAAATCTCCGATGTATAGCTTATGTTTCTTATATTTGAATAATCACTTAgcatat from Drosophila yakuba strain Tai18E2 chromosome 3L, Prin_Dyak_Tai18E2_2.1, whole genome shotgun sequence carries:
- the LOC6533605 gene encoding nuclear envelope phosphatase-regulatory subunit 1 homolog isoform X1 — its product is MEPSACEDLKAFERRLTEVVSSYRPSTFRWRKLLAVVLSAMSMCTAISAWYWLRDPRTTVVPLTESLWIHPIFTVATLTLIVLFILGIQKLVIAPQIITSRTRTVLGDFNMSCDDTGKLILKPRQSNNNST
- the LOC6533605 gene encoding nuclear envelope phosphatase-regulatory subunit 1 homolog isoform X2, with amino-acid sequence MEPSACEDLKAFERRLTEVVSSYRPSTFRWRIVLSAMSMCTAISAWYWLRDPRTTVVPLTESLWIHPIFTVATLTLIVLFILGIQKLVIAPQIITSRTRTVLGDFNMSCDDTGKLILKPRQSNNNST
- the LOC6533606 gene encoding uncharacterized protein LOC6533606 — its product is MKFLLVCTLILGLAFFMASALPQLNDNEAPLVGDGHHHHPVVRSVKLADDVQAPHKHDDVACCG
- the LOC6533607 gene encoding CYFIP-related Rac1 interactor B, whose amino-acid sequence is MGKLLSLLSRDDSNCCAAKSYDVFLDFENAAPTETERAIYDEVERVLRESEVVLEEIQIYRGAGKEIREAIADPSPEVTAKAWAAVLPLVNKLKRCYEHSMELDKIVPKLLGQLVGGKLNPTQHLETQQALVKQLAEILEFVLKFDEYKMKTPAIQNDFSYYRRIVSRQRVDSTENMLVSTELANRMSLFYAHATPMLKVLSEATSKFVNDNADDVQNTTETLGTMAKVCLRMLENPKLLQQIEREDTKMLVLRVMVGLVILYDHVHPEGAFVRGAHVDVKGCVRLLQAQPAIKAEPLLNALRYTTKHLNGENTPKNIQRLLAA
- the LOC6533608 gene encoding putative uncharacterized protein DDB_G0271982 → MSKQNSTGFRSILKNIYKREMRGNRKQGYDMEDTESQKPEKKSSSERKEDRKERRKEQELERKREVERRKELAREKEQEKQLEKQNQQKWQKELEKERQREKEMQRDQLRQEPSTSSKRVNAEITKFDEEFERDLEKLERSICQLDFRSKTMATMWMDKLRHPPHNATEARSRNIIAAHLLKCSGDSIFKKEPFNHPPPPQNLTTIREKMVLTRDSTCHGMPISKQKEPSANLTQLFSDSYDGGKFLSQLPVPRDGAFFIYHMQPNL
- the LOC6533609 gene encoding uncharacterized protein LOC6533609: MLFQRVCCETSYKYVISINRSEQSEMKPQPGRIVRSSSPSWVFALLPLMIDAVCGRAQYASPYGNAYAISTSNYAQSNYANPDVQSLWSGPPIVVNDNQYGAQEQQQYPKSNVYYGGEPYPNWRRREESARAPNHNYNNVPGYFYYQQQETTPSTPLRYPQSIPPQLQPYPQRNPELDTSDSRREEEEEEQVVQIGGSRSLATNNYQNTYNNNENFYEPAQPWRRRDFQAKYAQHFAEYLRKYPRRLQPVYSTSEDFDEK